The Clostridium aceticum genomic interval CATACAGTGGCAAAAAGTAATGTGCCGCTTCTCAGGGGTTTTGATGATATCTTTGTAGCACCTCATTCTAGACATACTGAAGTAAGAAGGGAAGATATCGAAAAAGTTCCAGAGCTTGAAATTTTGTCAGAATCAGAGGAAAGTGGAATTTATATCGTAGCTACCAAAGATGGACGACAGGTTTTTGTAACAGGACACTCAGAATATGAACCACTAACTTTAAAAGCAGAATACGACCGAGATGTAACGGCTGGAAAAGAAATAGAAAAACCCAAAAACTACTTTCCTAATGACGATCCTACAAAACCACCTGTAGTGAATTGGAGAAGTCACGCCAATCTCTTATTCTCTAACTGGCTAAATTACTATGTTTACCAACAAACACCTTATAATATTAATGAAGTTTCAAAATAGAAGCTTTAACAAACGAATGTGCTTTGTTAGAATAATGAATCTCTACTGAGGCTTAAAAATTATCAAGGATAATCATGTACAAGAAAAGGAGAGAATAGATATAGTATATCTGTACTCTCCTTTTCTTTTCAAACTTATTACAAGTTTATTTAAAGTAATATTGGTGTTTTTATGTCATCCTGAGCATAGCGAAGGATCTTAACTTTTCTGGTCCTTTCCTAAGATCTCCGGTTCCCTCAAAGTGACAAATAGGTTGAATTTATTACCTAATTTTTATCAAACTTACTCTCAATTGATTTATTCTGAATCAATATCCAATATTTAGAATAGTTTAATTTTTTAGATAATTATATTGACAGCATCTATTGATGCTGTTATAATACTTATTAAATAATATTTAATTTTGTATTAAAAAAATTAATTAACTATTAAAATTTTAAGGGAAAAGGATGATATCCATGCTTTGTAAAAAAATAGAAAATCAAAAAGAAAAAAATACATTAACTACTTCTATAAAAACTAAAGAAAAGTTATCTTTAGTAGAAAAAGCCTCCAAAGATCCTAAACCTTTTACTACTGAAAATACTCTAGCCCACAATAACTGTACCTTAAACTTTTGGGGAGCAGGGCCTATGGATCGGGATCTTAAATTCTACTAAATTACCCTTTATCTGAACTTTTTCTTTTAGGGTTAAGACCCCTACCTCTAAGCGTTGGTGTAGGTGGGCTTTTCAGCTTGCTGAAACCAGTTGATTTTTAGCCTAATTCTACAGTATTATATTCCAGTTCAAAGGTGTTAATGAATAGAATTTTCTTCCTAAGGAGTTCTCCTCTGCCTATAAGTAATTTCAACACTTCGCTAACTTCTATTGAAGCCACTAATGCGGGAGTAAAGGAAGGGTTTCCCAATTCTTTTTCTACTCCCTTTATATCCTTTTTCGTATAGATTTTATCTAATGTCCTATCTCCTGGAAGAATTGTTGTTACTTGTCCATACCATCCAGCGATGGCTCCATGGACTAAAGGTATCCCAAATTTTTCTGCAGTCTCCTGTAAAACAAACCTAGTTTCTATATTGTCTAGTGCATCGATGATTACATCATGTCCCTGTAGGATTTCTTCGCTATTTTCCTTAGTCAGCCTGCCAACGATTGCATTTACATGTACATGTGGATTTACCAGTGCCATTCTTGACTTAGCTGTTTGAGATTTGCTCTTTCCTAAAGTTTCTTCATTGGATAGGATTTGTCGGTTCAGATTTGTTTCGTCAAAAACATCCCCATCTACCGCTGTTATGTAACCTATGCCTAGTCTTCCTAGCATTTCAATAATGTAGCCCCCAAGGCCCCCACACCCAATAACGCATACCTTATGATTTTTTAACTGCCGATTCTCCTCTTCAGACAGTGTTTTCATATTTCTTTCATATCTTTGCAGTGTCACAATACTCCCTCCCCTATATATCTTTATTTAGTTTTTATTATACTATATTTTATCTGGCGGTTGGCGAAATCTTTAGAATATTTTTTATAAACAACAGCCCCACCTTCGTATAATTTGTAGGTGAGGCCTCCTCGCTAAAAAACAGCTTATTTGAAGGGCTTGTACTGATTTACGGGAAGAATTCGTGCAATATATACACGGTCTATCATAACATTACCATGTTTCTTCCCACCAGGAGACCTTACATTGAAGTATTCTTGATTGTATTGAATACCTCTGGTAGAGTCTTGACTGGACCAGTATTTTAAGCCTATAATTTGATTACCCTCTCTAATCCACTCTAGAAATACAGCTGTATGTCCTGTATTATTCTCTCTGCTTATGTCAATAAAATCCCCCGCCGCAGCTTCTTCAAGGTTGCGTATTCGCTGACCTATTCCATATTTTTCTACAGCAACAGCTATATTGTTCTGGTGCTTAGGCCCTTGTGCTGCGTACCAAGTAAGAACAAAATCATATAACTCATCCCATGTCATACCATTGAAATGATCCGGAGAAATACCTAACTGCCTGTTCCTAGCCTGCATTGCCTTAAAAAAGACTTCAAAGGTAATCCCCGAACAGTGACTTGCCCTATTACCGCTAGGATGGGCCTTTAGCAGTACTTGATCTTGATAATGAAGTGTTGTAGTTACTCCATTATAATTAGCATAATCATTATTCAGTAGGTAAGGGTACCTCCCCCCACCCATGTTGTAGCCTTTGATTGCTTCTAAAACATATGGATTTAAATGTTGACTTAAATTTCTATCCATTGCTGGTGGTGCAGGTACTGTTTGTTCCTCCACCTGACTGACCTGTTCTGCTATTTCTTTCTGTTTTTCTATCTGTTCTTCTTTCTTTTCAGCTGCTTCTGCACTTTCCTTCTCGTCTTCGATTTTTATTTCTTCTCTAGATTCTTCAGATTCTTCTTCTTCCTGCACTCCCGCTATGCTATAGTCTGTTTCCTTTTCTTCCAGTAACAACTGTTTCTTCACTTTATTCTGTGCTGGTAGAGGATTGTGTGACTGAGTAGAAAAATCTTCTGTAAGATATGTACTATTATCTACTAGCACACTATTTTCTTCTACAAAGGGTTTATACATAGCAAAAACTACAATCGTCATCATACATAAAATAAGGGTTGTTATAAAGGCAAGTGTTTTTTTATGACGCATCTTCATCCTACTCCTTTTTTATACTGAGTTTATAGTAATCGCCTGTAAAACCATACTATTTCAGGTGAAATTACTCTTTACAACTTATTATACTAGACATGAAAATTACTAGATATAAGAAATATTTGTAAAAATACAATAAAAAAACCTGCTGATGTGATTCAGCAGATCTCTTATTCTTCATTTGTGGCATATTTCAGTTTTAAGGGTGCTTTACTACTTCTACCTTAGGAAGTTCTCTCATAGATAGAAGGTAAAGTTAGATTAAAGCTTAAAAGAGCTCTTTAGTGATACAATTCTATTAAATACCATCTTATTTTCTTTTGTATCCTTAGGGTCTACATTGAAGTAGCCATGTCGGAAAAATTGAAACTTATCTTGAGGCTTTGCCTCCTTCATATTAGGCTCTACAAAACCTTCTATAATTTCAAGGGAATTGGGGTTAATTTGATCTAGGAAACTTTTCTCTTCTTCCTGTTCTTCCTCTAAAATCAAAGGCTCGTATAAACGGAAATTTGCAGGCACTGCATTTTTAGCCTCTACCCAATGAATTGTTCCCTTTACTTTTCTTCCAGTAAAGCCACTGCCACTTTTTGTTTCAGGATCATAGGTACAGTGGAGTTCTACTACCTTACCATTTTCATCTTTGATGACTTCATTACATGTAATGAAATAGGCGTGCTTTAATCTCACCTCATTGCCAGGGAACAATCTAAAGTACTTTTTCGGTGGGTTTTCCATAAAATCTTCTTCTTCAATATAGATTTCTCTGGAGAAGGGAATTTGTCTGGCTCCCATAGCAGGATCATCTGGATTATTTTCTGCCTCCAACATTTCTACCTGATCCTCTGGATAGTTGGTGATTATCACTTTTAAAGGTTTTAATATGGCCATTGTTCTAGGTGCCTTTACGTTTAAGTCTTCTCGGATAAAATGTTCTAACATTTGAACATCAACAACACTATGACTTTTTGCGACACCTATTTCTCTACAGAATTTTCTTATAGCTTCTGGCGTGTAGCCTTTTCTTCTAAGACCAGCAATGGTAGGCATTCTTGGATCATCCCACCCATCTACAACCCCTTCGTCTACCAATTGTTTTAGTTTTCTCTTACTCATAACAGTATTGGTTAAGTTTAATCTCGCAAATTCAATCTGCTGTGGTTGGATTTCTGTTTCACATTCTTGAATCACCCAGTCATACAGTGGTCGATGGTCTTCAAATTCCATAGTACAAATGGAGTGGGTTACCCCTTCTATGGCATCCTCCAATGGATGAGCATAGTCATACATTGGATAAATACACCACTGATCTCCTGTATTATGATGGCTTGCGTGAAGGATCCGATAAAGCACTGGATCTCTCATATTTAGATTGGGGGAAGCCATATCAATTTTTGCTCTTAACACCTTTTCTCCATCACGAAACTCCCCTTTACGCATGCCCTCGAATAAATTTAAGTTTTCCTCTACAGAACGATTTCTATAGGGACTTTCTTTTCCTGCTTCTTTTAGGGTTCCACGATATTCTCTTATTTCCTCTGCTGATAAGTCGCAGACATAGGCTTTTCCTTTTTTAATTAACAAGACAGCTCTCTGATACATTTCTTCAAAGTAATCGGAGGCAAAGTAAAGGTTCTCCCATTGAAAACCCAGCCATGCTACATCTTCTTTAATAGACTCAACGTATTCCGTATCTTCTTTAGCCGGATTTGTATCATCAAAACGTAAATTTGTCTTACCCTTAAACTCATCTGCTAACTCAAAATTCAATACAATAGACTTGGCATGCCCTATATGTAAATATCCATTAGGCTCTGGTGGAAAACGAGTAATGATTTCTTTATGTTTCCCTACTTGCAAATCCTGGTGAACAATATTTTTTATAAAGTTTGAACTGGTAGGTTTGTTTTCCATTTTGTTCCCCTTCCTTTTCTATTTTGTTATCTATTATCCTCTATATTGAAATAAATATATCACATATTTTGATTTTTTTCCATGTATCCTACAGATATTTTACTATAAAAGCCCATAGAATGTATTTTTTTTAAAGAAAGGAACAAAATATCTGTAGAAAATTCCTGTTAAAAAGTATTTTGCTTACATTGTAGGGGATTTTCTTTGCAGCATTATAAACCTATCTTAGGAGGAATACAATGAAAAAAGATTTTTTAAACATTACTCCCCAATCCTACTGGCTTGCCTCCACAGACAAAACAGATTATCCTACGCTACAGGAAGATTTAAAGGTAGATGTTGCCATCATAGGTGGTGGCATGACAGGCATTACTACTGCCCTGCTATTAAAAAAAGAGGGGCTCAAGGTGGCTATTATAGAGGCGGATGGTATTTTACAAGGTACTACTGGCCACACTACTGCCAAAATTACTTCTCAACATGGTCTTATCTACGATAAAATGAAAGGTCAGGTGGGAGAAGAGCTTGCTAGACAGTACGCTGCTGCAAACGAATCCGCTATCCATCTAATTGCTGACTTAGTCAAAGAAAAAGATATTGATTGTGATTTTTCCTGGCAGCCCGCCTTTGTCTATACACAATCAGATGCTTATGTAAAAAAAATTCAAAATGAAGTAGAAACTGCTGCCTCCTTAGGTATTAAAGCGACTTATACAGAGGACTTACCTCTACCCTTTCCTATTAAAGCAGCTGTACGCTTCGAAGGACAAGCTCAGTTTCACCCCAGAAAATACTTATTAGCCCTTGCCAAAGAAATACCTGGTGATGGAAGCTATATCTACGAAAACACAAAGGCAGTTGATATTGAAGAAAGAAATCCTGCTATTGTTACTACAGATAAGGGGCATAGAATATTTGCTTTTAATGTTATCATTGCATCCCATTACCCCTTCTATGATAAGCCCGGATTTTATTTTTCAAGACTTTATCCAGAGCGGTCTTATGTACTGGGGCTACAGGTCAAAGAAAAGTTCCCCGGCGGCATGTTTATCAGTGCTGAAGAGCCCACCCGTTCTTTGCGCTCTCAGGTTTTTGAAGACAAAGAACTGATCCTTCTCAGCGGTGAACACCATAAAACAGGTCATGGCAGGAGTACTCTTTCCCACTATAAAAATTTAGAGGAATTTGCTAATAAGAATTTTGAAGTGGAAGATATTCTCTTTAGATGGTCCACGCAGGATTACTCCACGCCAGATGGACTTCCCTATATAGGGCAACTGACATCAAGTCTTTCCAACATCTATGTAGCCACAGGCTTTCAAAAGTGGGGCATGACCAATAGCACTGTATCTGCTATGCTTTTGAAAGACCTTATCGTAAAGAGAGACAGTCCTTGGGCATCAGTATATCATCCATCTCGCTTTACCCCTGCTGCGTCAGCCTCTAATTTCATTGTAGAAAATATAGATGTAGCAATAAATTTTGTTTCTGGTAAAATCTTACCTGCTGCAGCAGATCAAAACCTTCAGCCAAACGAAGCTAAGGTTTTAGAAATAGAGGGAAAGAAAGTAGGAGCCTATCGAGATGAAAAGGGAGAACTACACTTAGTAGATACTACATGCACTCATATGTACTGCGAAGTGAAGTGGAATGATGCCGAAAAAACCTGGGATTGTCCCTGTCACGGTTCTAGATTCTCCTGTGAAGGGGATATCGTTGAAGGCCCTGCATTGAAGCCATTGACAAAATATAAATAATAGATCAATATCATAGGCGTTAACTTAGTACAATTATTACCAAAATTCTCTTGAACTGTCATCCTGAGCGTAGCAAAGGATCTTGGAGTAGCCAAGAATTTTACTAACACTAAGATCCTTCGACTCCGCTTTGCTCCACTCAGGATGACAAATTATGGCTTAAGTTAACGCTAATGAGATCAATATAAGAAATTGTGGTTTAAGTTAACGCTAATGAAACATCAGACTGCGTGACAATCACCCTGAGGGGGAGCGTATGGGTCCACTCCCTTCAGAGCTCCCACCCTTTGACCTCACCACAATAAACGAAAGTGTCATTCTGAGCACAGCGAAGAATCTTAAGATCCTTCGCTGGTTATCTGCCTCAGGAGGACAAAAACAATACTCTCATAACAATGACACACCACGAATAAAGTTAGTTTTTGCGCAGTCTGATGTCTTTACTTTAACTTATTTTTAAGAATCCGAACTAAAGTGTAAGGATCTTCTGCTGTCATCATAGAAGACATCACTGCAATCCCCTTAGCACCTGCTGCAACAGCCTGTTGAGCGTTTTCTGGTGTAATACCTCCTAAGGCAACAATGGGTATATTAATCTTCTTTTTCATTTCTTCAATCATCTTCAAGCCTCTGGGTTTCATCCCTTTTTTGCAGTCAGTTTCAAAAATATGTCCTGCTAACAAGTAATGAGCCCCTCGTCTTTGGACTAAGACACCTTCCTCTACACTATGGACGGACACCCCCAAAAGCCCTTCAAAAGAAGGTTTTGCTTCCATAAATTCCTGAAATCCTGTGTGATATCCTTCTGCTTTTATCTCTCTAGCTATCTCTATATTACGATTAATAATAAGGGCAGTAGCAGTACCCTCAATAATTTTTTTCATCTCTTTGGCCAATGGCAACAACTCTTCGCAGGATAAATCCTTCTCTCTTAAAATAATGGCATCTATCCCTCCTCGTGTCGCCTCTTTAACAACACTTAATAGATTCCTTGAGGTAGCTAGTTTTCTATTGGTGATGAAATAAAGCATTTATTCATCCTCTCTCAAGATATTTAGATTTTTTCCCTCCATAATTTTGTTCATATTTCTCATAGAGCACATTTTACCGCACATTGTACAACTATCTTCGTGTTCTGGCATAGATTCTTGTCTATATCTTCGTGCCTTTTCAGGATCTATTGCCAATTCAAACATTCTCTCCCAGTTTAACTGTTGTCTTGCAGTACTCATTTGGTAATCCCACTCTCTAGCACCTTTAATATTTTTTGCTATATCTCCTGCATGGGCAGCAATTTTAGAGGCAATAATACCTTCCTTCATATCCTCAAGATTAGGAAGTCTTAAATGCTCTGCCGGAGTAACGTAGCATAAAAAGTCCGCTCCATGGCTAGCTGCAATGGCTCCTCCAATGGCACTGGTAATATGGTCATATCCTGGTGCTACATCTGTAACAATTGGACCTAATACATAGAAAGGTGCACCGTGACAAAGCTTTTTTTCAAGGGTCATGTTGGCGGCAATTTCATTAATAGCCATATGTCCAGGCCCTTCAATAATTACCTGTACATTTCTTTCCCAAGCCCTCAAGGTTAGTTCACCTAAAATCATCAGCTCCTTTATTTGGCTGGCGTCAGTGGCATCATGAATACTGCCGGGTCTGCAGGCATCTCCAAGGCTTAAAGTTAAATCATATTTTTCACAGATATCCAATAACTCGTCATAATGCTCAAAGAAAGGGTTTTCCTTCTGATTCAGTTCCATCCATGCATACATTAAAGAACCGCCTCTAGAGACAATATTCGTAAGCCTTTTATTTCTTTTAAAAACCTCTGCTGTCTCCTTGTTGATCCCCGCATGGATGGTAACAAAGTCCACTCCATCTTCAGCATGTTTCTGTACTACCTGTAAAAATTCCTCTGAAGTAATCTCGCTTAATTCTTTGTCATAAAAACCTAAGGCATCATAAACAGGTACTGTTCCAATCATAGCTGGTGACATTTCTATAAGTCTTTTTCTAAACTCTTCAGTTTTTCCAAAGGAGCTTAAGTCCATAATAGCCTCCGCCTTCATGTCCAGTGCCGTTTGTACCTTTTCTAGTTCCACTTCAATATTAGGACAATCCTTAGATACCCCTAAATTAACATTGATCTTGGTTCTTAAACCTTCTCCCACGCCTTCAGGGTCTAAAGATGTATGATTTTTATTGGCAGGAATAACCACCTTTCCCTGTGCCACAAGTTCTCTTAAAGTTTCTACCACCATTCCTTCTTTCGCAGCAACAATTTCCATTTGTTTCGTGATGATTCCTTTTTTTGCAGCGTCCATTTGTGTTGTATAAATCATTTTTATTCATCTCCCTCAAAGTAAATTTTTTATATATGCATCCAGTTTTTGTAAATGGGTTGATATCCTTTTTGTAAAATTGCTGTTTTGACCTCTTCTACGCTTCTTGTATCGTTGATCTCGAATTGGCTATCTCCTTTGGAAGCATTACTGTGGCCTCCTACCTCTGTAGAAACCCCGGCAGACATTTTGGTAATCCCTAGTGGAATCAAATGATCACGAAGTTCTTTGCTCTCTCTAGTAGATATAGTAATACCTACATAGGGTAAAAAGATTTTTAATGCCAACATAATTTGTACTAAATCTCTATCTCTTA includes:
- a CDS encoding HesA/MoeB/ThiF family protein; translation: MQRYERNMKTLSEEENRQLKNHKVCVIGCGGLGGYIIEMLGRLGIGYITAVDGDVFDETNLNRQILSNEETLGKSKSQTAKSRMALVNPHVHVNAIVGRLTKENSEEILQGHDVIIDALDNIETRFVLQETAEKFGIPLVHGAIAGWYGQVTTILPGDRTLDKIYTKKDIKGVEKELGNPSFTPALVASIEVSEVLKLLIGRGELLRKKILFINTFELEYNTVELG
- a CDS encoding glutamine--tRNA ligase/YqeY domain fusion protein, which codes for MENKPTSSNFIKNIVHQDLQVGKHKEIITRFPPEPNGYLHIGHAKSIVLNFELADEFKGKTNLRFDDTNPAKEDTEYVESIKEDVAWLGFQWENLYFASDYFEEMYQRAVLLIKKGKAYVCDLSAEEIREYRGTLKEAGKESPYRNRSVEENLNLFEGMRKGEFRDGEKVLRAKIDMASPNLNMRDPVLYRILHASHHNTGDQWCIYPMYDYAHPLEDAIEGVTHSICTMEFEDHRPLYDWVIQECETEIQPQQIEFARLNLTNTVMSKRKLKQLVDEGVVDGWDDPRMPTIAGLRRKGYTPEAIRKFCREIGVAKSHSVVDVQMLEHFIREDLNVKAPRTMAILKPLKVIITNYPEDQVEMLEAENNPDDPAMGARQIPFSREIYIEEEDFMENPPKKYFRLFPGNEVRLKHAYFITCNEVIKDENGKVVELHCTYDPETKSGSGFTGRKVKGTIHWVEAKNAVPANFRLYEPLILEEEQEEEKSFLDQINPNSLEIIEGFVEPNMKEAKPQDKFQFFRHGYFNVDPKDTKENKMVFNRIVSLKSSFKL
- a CDS encoding FAD-dependent oxidoreductase, whose product is MKKDFLNITPQSYWLASTDKTDYPTLQEDLKVDVAIIGGGMTGITTALLLKKEGLKVAIIEADGILQGTTGHTTAKITSQHGLIYDKMKGQVGEELARQYAAANESAIHLIADLVKEKDIDCDFSWQPAFVYTQSDAYVKKIQNEVETAASLGIKATYTEDLPLPFPIKAAVRFEGQAQFHPRKYLLALAKEIPGDGSYIYENTKAVDIEERNPAIVTTDKGHRIFAFNVIIASHYPFYDKPGFYFSRLYPERSYVLGLQVKEKFPGGMFISAEEPTRSLRSQVFEDKELILLSGEHHKTGHGRSTLSHYKNLEEFANKNFEVEDILFRWSTQDYSTPDGLPYIGQLTSSLSNIYVATGFQKWGMTNSTVSAMLLKDLIVKRDSPWASVYHPSRFTPAASASNFIVENIDVAINFVSGKILPAAADQNLQPNEAKVLEIEGKKVGAYRDEKGELHLVDTTCTHMYCEVKWNDAEKTWDCPCHGSRFSCEGDIVEGPALKPLTKYK
- a CDS encoding thiamine phosphate synthase: MLYFITNRKLATSRNLLSVVKEATRGGIDAIILREKDLSCEELLPLAKEMKKIIEGTATALIINRNIEIAREIKAEGYHTGFQEFMEAKPSFEGLLGVSVHSVEEGVLVQRRGAHYLLAGHIFETDCKKGMKPRGLKMIEEMKKKINIPIVALGGITPENAQQAVAAGAKGIAVMSSMMTAEDPYTLVRILKNKLK
- the thiC gene encoding phosphomethylpyrimidine synthase ThiC yields the protein MIYTTQMDAAKKGIITKQMEIVAAKEGMVVETLRELVAQGKVVIPANKNHTSLDPEGVGEGLRTKINVNLGVSKDCPNIEVELEKVQTALDMKAEAIMDLSSFGKTEEFRKRLIEMSPAMIGTVPVYDALGFYDKELSEITSEEFLQVVQKHAEDGVDFVTIHAGINKETAEVFKRNKRLTNIVSRGGSLMYAWMELNQKENPFFEHYDELLDICEKYDLTLSLGDACRPGSIHDATDASQIKELMILGELTLRAWERNVQVIIEGPGHMAINEIAANMTLEKKLCHGAPFYVLGPIVTDVAPGYDHITSAIGGAIAASHGADFLCYVTPAEHLRLPNLEDMKEGIIASKIAAHAGDIAKNIKGAREWDYQMSTARQQLNWERMFELAIDPEKARRYRQESMPEHEDSCTMCGKMCSMRNMNKIMEGKNLNILREDE